Below is a genomic region from Isosphaeraceae bacterium EP7.
CCTGCATCGGCGCCAATGCGCATGCCCTGTACGGGGCAGGACGCGATCGACTCCGAGTCGAGGGACGCTACCGCTTCCTCGCCGAAACGATGCCCCTCATCATCTGGACGGCGCGGCCCGACGGGGGGGCCGATTACATGAACCGGCGGTGGACCGAGTTCACCGGGCAGGGTCGCGAGCAGTACGAGGGGAGGGGATGGGAGCGGGCCGTCCACCCCGACGACCTGGACCGCTGTCGCGGCTCATGGGGACGGTCGACCGGCGACGGCACGGACTACCAGTGCGAGTTCCGCCTCCGCAATGTCGACGGCTCATTCCGTTGGCACCTTCGCCGGGCCGAGCCGATGCGCGGCGATGACGGGAAGGTCCTCCAGTGGGTCGGGACCTGTGCCGACATCCACGACCGAAAGCTGGCCGACGAGCAGCGCTATCGGTCGCTGGTGGAGGCCACTTCGGCGATCGTCTGGATCACGCCGGCTTCCGGCGAATTCGAATCGGACCAGCACGCCTGGTCCGCCTTCACCGGCCAGTCCTTCAACCAGCTCAGGGGATGGGGCTGGCTCGATGCGGTTCACCCCGAGGACCGGGACGAGACGGCACGCGTCTGGGCCGAGGCCACCGCGAGCCGTTCGCTCTACCAGGTCGAGCATCGGCTCAGGCGGAACGACGGCGAATATCGGCACATGTCAGTAAGAGCTGTCCCGATCTTCTCGGAGGGCGGGACGATCTGCGAGTGGATCGGGGTGCACGCCGACGCCACCGAGCGCAGGCGAGCCGAGGGAGAGCTGCGCCATGCCAAGGAGGCGGCCGAGGCCGCCACCCGGGCCAAGGGGGAGTTCCTCGCCAACATGAGTCACGAGATCCGCACCCCCATGAATGGCATACTCGGCATGACCGAGCTGGCCCTGGGCACCAAGCTCGACCCGCGCCAGCGCGAATATCTTGGCCTGGTCAGGACCTCCGCGGAATCGCTACTCACGGTCATCGACGACATCCTCGACTTCTCCAAGATCGAGGCGGGCAAGCTCACGCTCGACGAGGCCCCCTTCGACATCCGCGACGCCGTAACGGACACCCTAAGAGCCCTGGCGATCAGGGCCCACGACAAGGGGCTGGAGCTTGCATGCCGGGTCGGCCCGGACGTCCCCGGCACGGTCGTCGGCGACGCTGGACGTCTCCGGCAGGTTCTGATCAACCTGGTCGGAAATGCGATCAAGTTCACCGAGCGAGGCGAGGTCTGCGTGGCCATCGAGGCCGGCGAGCCCGGCAAGGAGGACTGCGAGATCCGCCTGGCCGTGTCGGACACCGGGGTCGGAATCCCGGCCAACAAGCGGGCTTCGATCTTCGCGCCGTTTGAGCAGGCCGACGGATCCACCACCCGCAAGTTCGGGGGCACCGGCCTAGGACTATCGATCTCGGCCCAATTGGTCGGGCTGATGGGGGGGCGGATCTGGGCCGAGGCCAATCCCGTCGGCGGCAGCATCTTCCGTTTCGAAGTCCACCTGGCACCAGGACCCGTGGACAATTCTCTCGCCGTTGGGCCTGGAGCGGCACCGCCGGCCGGCCTCCGCGTCCTCATTGTTGACGACAATCGCACCACTCGCACGATCCTGGAGGAGCAACTGTCGGCCTGGGGCTGCCGGGCCAACGCGACCGACCCCGAGCAATGCCTCGAGGCCATGGCGGAGGCCGCTCGACGTTCCGAGCCGTTCGAGGTCGTCGTGCTGGACCGGACGATGCCCGGGATAGACGGCCTCGCGTTGGCCGACCGGATTCGCCGCAATCCCGAGCTAAACGAGGTCAAGATTCTGATGCTGACATCCGGCGGAGCCGACGAGTCGCCCCGCTTCCGTGATCTCGGGATCGGAGCCTGGCTGGCGAAGCCGGTCCGCCAATCTGAGTTGTTCAACGCCGTGGCGGCCTTGGTGGGCTTGGCCGAGGATGAGTCCCAGACGGCCGTGCCTGACGGGGCCGAACGTACCCCGACCTCGTCGCGGCAGCTATGCGTACTGCTCGCGGAGGACCATCCCGTCAATCAGAAGGTGGCGGCCCGGATGCTGGAGAAGCTTGGGCATGTGGTTACGATCGTCGGCGACGGCAGGGCGGCTGTCGAGGCTGCCGCGGCCGGTTCCTTCGACGTCGTTTTCATGGACGTTCAGATGCCCGTGATGGACGGCTTCGAAGCCCTGGCGGCGATCCTCGCGTTGGAACGGGGCACGGCCCGGCGTCCCTCGGTCGTGGCGCTGACGGCGCACGCCATGGCCGGCGACCGCGAGCGCTGCCTGGAAGCCGGCTTCGACGACTACCTGACCAAACCGATCCGCGCCGCCTCGCTCCACGACGCCCTGGCCCGACTGGACGATGACGGGAAGAGCTCCATCTGATCTGCGGGGCGGAGAAAAGTCACCGATCGTCCAGAACCGCACCCTCGTCGGTGACCCGAGCCTCGACGCGGCGTACGGGTGGGGGCGTTGCGATTGATGCGCCGGCCATGGTCTGGCCTCGGCATCAACGAGCCGAGCTCGAGACGATGAGAGTCGAGCCCGAGACATTGCGGGAACGACATCCCCTCCGGGACGCATCGACGTTATCGCATTGACCTTCGCGGGTCGTCAGTCATTCGCTGGGGTCGGCCTGGGTTTTCTTCGCGCCAGCCGGGCCAGGATCTCGGGCAATTCTTCGAGGGCGAATTGGCGGCGAACCCCTCCCTCGAGGAACGCGGCCTTGTTCATGCCGTAGACAACAGAGGTTGCCTCGTCCTGGCCTAAGGTCAATCCACCCGCGGCGAGGATCGACTTGCACCCTTCGACACCGTCTCGCCCCATCCCGGTCATGATGATGCCCGTGGTCGCCGCCCCGAATACTTTAGCTGCCGAGAGGAAGAGCGCGTCGACCGACGGCTTGTGTCCGCTGACATGCGGTCCGTCGGAGATCGAGACGTGGACGCGAGGCGAACGGCCGGTGAGAGTCATCTGCCGGCCGCCGGGTGCGATCAGGATCTGGTCGGGCAGGACCCGGTCCCCCTCCTCGGCCTCCTTCACTGTCAGGTTGCACTGTCGGCCCAGCCGCTCGGCAAAAACCTGGGTGAACCCGCTCGGCATGTGCTGCACGATGAGAATCGGCGGCATCGGTGGCGACATCCCGGCGAACACCTGCCCCAGCGCCTGGGGGCCGCCGGTGGAGATGCCGATCACCACCACCTCGGCCGCCGCGGTTGGGGTCGTTGCCGGCGCCTGGGACGTGGGGATGTCCTGGCGCGAAGGGGGCCGGGCCGCGGGCTTCGGTTGCCTTGGCCCCGGCCGCCTGACGTGGCTTTGAGCAGCCGCGAGCACCTTGCCAACCAGGACCTCTCCCAGGGCCTTCAATTCGGCAAGCTGGTGGTGGGTCGGCTTGGGCAAGAAGTCGAAAGCCCCCAGCTCAAGCGCTTCCAGGGTCACAGCCGCCCTCTCCTGGGTGAGGACGCTGACCATGATCACGGGGGCCTCGTGGACGGCGAAGAGCAGGGGGAGTGTCTCCAGGCCGGACATGCCGGGCATCTCGACGTCGAGGGTGATCACGTCGGGGCGGAGTTTCTGCGCCAGCTCGATCGCCTCGGTCCCGTCCCTGGCCGAGCCGACGACCGTGATCTCGGGGCTGAGGCCGAGGATGCCGGCCAGAAGCTTGCGCATCAGAGCCGAGTCGTCAACGACGAGGACGCGGACCGGTTCTGTTCTCGACAAGGGACCGCCTCCTGCGGGCACGATCGGGGCTCGATGCAATTCAGGGCTTGGGGCTCGTGGTCGAAGGGGGCAAGGCCTGGACCTTGCCCAGCAGGGCGATGAGGCGGTCGCGGTCGAACGGCTTGACGAGGAAATCGAGGGCGCCGTCGCGGATGGCCTCCTCGATGGTCTGCTTCTGGTTCAGGGCCGAGACCATCACCACGCGCGCCTCGGGGTCGATCTCGCGAATGAGCCGGAGTGCCTGGAGGCCCCCCATCTCGGGCATGACGACATCCATCGTGACCAGCCCTGGCCTGAGCCGATCGTAAAGGTCGACGCCTTCCTGGCCATTTCTGGCCTCTCCGACGACTTCCCAGCCAGCCGCTTCGGCCGCACCTCGGATCATCCGTCGCATCATCATGGCGTCGTCGACGACCAGCAAGCGTCCCATCATAACTCCCCCGGGGCCTTGGCGTGGCCGGTTGGCCCGGCCTCGACCTCAGATCTTATATTCTTCGCCGCCGGGAACTCGAATCTGGACGATCCCCGTCGCGAGGTCGAGCGTTAGCCGTCGGCCCGCCCCTCCCCCGACATCCCTGGCCAGCACGGGGATTCCCAGCGTGCCGAGGATCTGGTCAACCGCATCCTGGTTCATCTTGCCGATATTCAGGGCGGGCCCCGTCTGGAACATGCTCGCGCCACCGACGACCTTCGCCGTCAGACGCCCTCGAGAGCTTCGGCCGAGCAGCCGCTCAAGATCGGCGATCATCGCCGGGATCGCTGTGTCGGCGAATTT
It encodes:
- a CDS encoding response regulator, producing MAANAGDQMARRLLPVAILLPVALEGLSLMAGRSGLVDEGSAAAVRVVATIAILAACIGANAHALYGAGRDRLRVEGRYRFLAETMPLIIWTARPDGGADYMNRRWTEFTGQGREQYEGRGWERAVHPDDLDRCRGSWGRSTGDGTDYQCEFRLRNVDGSFRWHLRRAEPMRGDDGKVLQWVGTCADIHDRKLADEQRYRSLVEATSAIVWITPASGEFESDQHAWSAFTGQSFNQLRGWGWLDAVHPEDRDETARVWAEATASRSLYQVEHRLRRNDGEYRHMSVRAVPIFSEGGTICEWIGVHADATERRRAEGELRHAKEAAEAATRAKGEFLANMSHEIRTPMNGILGMTELALGTKLDPRQREYLGLVRTSAESLLTVIDDILDFSKIEAGKLTLDEAPFDIRDAVTDTLRALAIRAHDKGLELACRVGPDVPGTVVGDAGRLRQVLINLVGNAIKFTERGEVCVAIEAGEPGKEDCEIRLAVSDTGVGIPANKRASIFAPFEQADGSTTRKFGGTGLGLSISAQLVGLMGGRIWAEANPVGGSIFRFEVHLAPGPVDNSLAVGPGAAPPAGLRVLIVDDNRTTRTILEEQLSAWGCRANATDPEQCLEAMAEAARRSEPFEVVVLDRTMPGIDGLALADRIRRNPELNEVKILMLTSGGADESPRFRDLGIGAWLAKPVRQSELFNAVAALVGLAEDESQTAVPDGAERTPTSSRQLCVLLAEDHPVNQKVAARMLEKLGHVVTIVGDGRAAVEAAAAGSFDVVFMDVQMPVMDGFEALAAILALERGTARRPSVVALTAHAMAGDRERCLEAGFDDYLTKPIRAASLHDALARLDDDGKSSI
- a CDS encoding response regulator; its protein translation is MGRLLVVDDAMMMRRMIRGAAEAAGWEVVGEARNGQEGVDLYDRLRPGLVTMDVVMPEMGGLQALRLIREIDPEARVVMVSALNQKQTIEEAIRDGALDFLVKPFDRDRLIALLGKVQALPPSTTSPKP
- a CDS encoding chemotaxis protein CheD produces the protein MSNRDPFEIVSVPIGRWQVTSAPNQLRTLLGSCAGVILHDRAAKLGGVAHIVLPDSKGTSDQPGKFADTAIPAMIADLERLLGRSSRGRLTAKVVGGASMFQTGPALNIGKMNQDAVDQILGTLGIPVLARDVGGGAGRRLTLDLATGIVQIRVPGGEEYKI
- a CDS encoding chemotaxis response regulator protein-glutamate methylesterase, which produces MSRTEPVRVLVVDDSALMRKLLAGILGLSPEITVVGSARDGTEAIELAQKLRPDVITLDVEMPGMSGLETLPLLFAVHEAPVIMVSVLTQERAAVTLEALELGAFDFLPKPTHHQLAELKALGEVLVGKVLAAAQSHVRRPGPRQPKPAARPPSRQDIPTSQAPATTPTAAAEVVVIGISTGGPQALGQVFAGMSPPMPPILIVQHMPSGFTQVFAERLGRQCNLTVKEAEEGDRVLPDQILIAPGGRQMTLTGRSPRVHVSISDGPHVSGHKPSVDALFLSAAKVFGAATTGIIMTGMGRDGVEGCKSILAAGGLTLGQDEATSVVYGMNKAAFLEGGVRRQFALEELPEILARLARRKPRPTPAND